A genome region from Cucurbita pepo subsp. pepo cultivar mu-cu-16 chromosome LG02, ASM280686v2, whole genome shotgun sequence includes the following:
- the LOC111789233 gene encoding GPI-anchored protein LLG1-like, with translation MTVSDRSFCNFSMLLLFFISLIFTASSSTSISADVFESKASIGRGLLQAKKDCPVNFEFLNYTIITGKCKGPRYPPKLCCSALTEFACPYADDLNDPTNDCASTMFSYVNLYGKYPPGLFSSECKGDKNGLACPVLPPSASADQSWGSIAHLPSRFLIFSPGFVLLVWLL, from the exons ATGACGGTCTCCGATAGGTCCTTCTGCAACTTCTCAATgcttctcctcttcttcatctcACTGATTTTCACTGCTTCTTCCTCCACTTCCATTTCAG CGGATGTCTTTGAATCGAAGGCTTCAATCGGTCGGGGCCTCCTACAAGCGAAAAAAG ATTGTCCAGTGAACTTTGAATTCTTGAACTACACCATCATCACAGGCAAGTGCAAGGGGCCTCGATACCCTCCCAAACTCTGTTGTTCAGCTTTGACTGAATTCGCTTGCCCTTATGCGGATGATCTCAACGATCCAACAAACGATTGCGCTTCAACCATGTTCAGTTACGTTAATCTGTATGGAAAATACCCTCCTGGTCTCTTCTCTAGCGAGTGCAAGGGTGATAAGAATGGTCTGGCATGCCCTGTGCTCCCCCCCTCCGCTTCAGCCGATCAAAGTTGGGGTTCCATAGCACATTTGCCATCTCGCTTCCTGATCTTCTCGCCTGGATTTGTACTACTGGTGTGGCTATTATGA